A genomic segment from Hymenobacter volaticus encodes:
- a CDS encoding xanthine dehydrogenase family protein molybdopterin-binding subunit, protein MVHAVIKTSDVAKGRVTGFDSAAAQREPGVLAILTHQNLPKPVLTGESKEGKEAIGPSIQMTFMPMQSDQVFYAGQPVAIVVADTLEHAQHAAAKLRVTITPEAPVASYQDTKAQRYNPGGKPDADAEGTKRRGKAAAAFAAAPAQVTATYVHATNHHNPMEPSATIAHWEAADRLTVYDATQGVSWQQRALSGFLGLPMEQVRVITKYLGGGFGCKGPIWPHSVLTALTAKAVGRPVKLVLTRPQMFTSVGHREDQEQTLRLGATKEGKLLALLHEKTSTTSQWDDYAETNSKFMGMLYQCPNFEATTKLAKANVMTPTWMRAPGEAPGSFALESSLDDLAYQLGIDPVQIRLLNHADKDPSTGKPWSSKSLKQCYQRGAELFGWSKRNPKNGLTRDGKYLVGWGMATATYPVNNSQGNARVRLYADGHAVVQVAATDLGTGTYTVITQVAADCLGIAPDKVRFELGDSVLPTTNISGAPWELAPSLRRCTRLRRTCGRSSPK, encoded by the coding sequence TTGGTACACGCCGTGATCAAGACGAGCGACGTGGCCAAGGGTCGCGTAACAGGTTTTGACAGTGCCGCCGCTCAGCGCGAGCCGGGCGTGCTGGCCATCCTCACCCACCAAAACTTGCCCAAGCCGGTACTGACGGGCGAAAGCAAAGAAGGCAAAGAAGCCATTGGTCCGTCGATTCAGATGACGTTTATGCCGATGCAGTCCGACCAGGTGTTTTACGCCGGTCAGCCGGTGGCCATCGTGGTGGCCGATACGCTGGAGCACGCCCAGCACGCCGCCGCCAAGCTGCGCGTGACCATTACCCCGGAAGCGCCCGTTGCCTCGTATCAAGATACCAAGGCGCAGCGCTACAACCCCGGCGGCAAGCCCGATGCGGATGCCGAGGGCACCAAGCGGCGCGGCAAAGCGGCCGCTGCCTTTGCCGCCGCGCCCGCGCAAGTGACGGCTACCTACGTGCACGCCACCAACCACCACAATCCCATGGAGCCGAGCGCCACTATCGCCCACTGGGAAGCCGCCGACCGCCTCACGGTGTATGACGCGACGCAGGGCGTATCGTGGCAGCAACGCGCCCTGAGCGGCTTCTTGGGCTTGCCCATGGAGCAGGTGCGGGTGATAACCAAGTACCTCGGCGGCGGCTTCGGCTGCAAGGGTCCCATCTGGCCCCACAGCGTCCTGACGGCCCTAACAGCCAAGGCCGTGGGCCGGCCCGTGAAGCTAGTGCTTACCCGCCCGCAGATGTTTACCAGCGTCGGCCACCGGGAAGACCAGGAGCAGACCCTACGGTTGGGTGCTACCAAAGAGGGCAAGCTGCTGGCGTTGCTACACGAAAAAACGTCCACCACGTCGCAGTGGGACGACTACGCCGAGACCAACAGCAAATTCATGGGCATGCTCTACCAGTGCCCCAATTTCGAAGCCACCACCAAGCTGGCCAAGGCTAATGTCATGACGCCTACCTGGATGCGGGCCCCCGGCGAAGCGCCCGGCTCGTTTGCCCTGGAAAGCTCGCTGGACGATTTGGCCTACCAACTCGGCATCGACCCCGTGCAGATTCGCCTGCTTAACCACGCCGACAAAGACCCGAGCACTGGCAAACCCTGGAGCAGCAAAAGCCTGAAGCAGTGCTACCAGCGCGGGGCCGAGCTATTCGGCTGGAGCAAGCGCAACCCCAAAAACGGTTTGACCCGCGACGGCAAATACCTGGTAGGCTGGGGTATGGCCACGGCTACGTATCCGGTCAACAATTCGCAGGGCAACGCCCGCGTGCGCCTTTACGCCGATGGCCACGCCGTGGTGCAAGTGGCCGCCACTGACCTGGGTACGGGCACCTACACCGTTATCACGCAGGTAGCCGCCGACTGCCTGGGCATCGCGCCCGACAAAGTGCGCTTCGAGCTGGGCGATTCCGTGCTGCCAACCACCAATATTTCGGGGGCTCCATGGGAGCTGGCACCTTCGCTTCGTCGGTGTACACGGCTTCGAAGGACCTGTGGGAGAAGCTCACCAAAATAG
- a CDS encoding helix-turn-helix domain-containing protein has protein sequence MAKTNSQLPASLKDTQERRLLAKALSNPMTEPRSLTPPSLYHIGEDVEVLTMHEARCGMGNFNRRDMFKVVLVLEGTNELHYATRSFVVNGPALVFTNRLIPYAWEVHEGFNEQQGFLSCFSESFLHSAMRGVSLKDTVLYKVEGNPVYYLTTEQARYFTDAFTRMRRDLESGYAHKDDLLRNQLSIIIHEAALLEPATPQHAPVNAAERITALFMNLLEVQFPITAQLREPILRSASDYADRMAIHVNHLNAMVKEVTGKSTTAHINERLVTEAQLLLAHTDWGVGEIAYSLGFGYPTYFNNFFKKHTGTTPLTYRRTQTSQLQAADSAIL, from the coding sequence ATGGCTAAAACAAATTCGCAACTTCCTGCGTCTCTTAAAGATACCCAGGAGCGCCGCCTGTTGGCCAAGGCGCTCAGCAACCCTATGACCGAACCCCGCTCCCTTACCCCGCCTTCCCTCTACCACATCGGCGAAGACGTGGAAGTGCTCACCATGCACGAGGCCCGCTGCGGGATGGGCAACTTCAACCGCCGCGACATGTTCAAGGTGGTGCTGGTGCTGGAAGGAACCAACGAGCTGCACTATGCTACCCGCAGCTTTGTCGTCAACGGGCCCGCACTGGTGTTCACCAACCGGCTGATTCCTTACGCGTGGGAAGTGCACGAGGGCTTTAACGAGCAGCAGGGTTTCCTGAGCTGCTTTTCCGAGTCGTTTCTGCACTCGGCCATGCGGGGCGTGAGCCTCAAAGATACTGTGCTCTACAAGGTGGAAGGCAACCCGGTGTACTATCTGACCACGGAGCAGGCCCGCTACTTCACCGACGCCTTTACCCGCATGCGCCGCGACCTGGAGTCGGGGTACGCCCACAAGGACGACTTGCTGCGCAACCAGCTCTCCATTATCATTCACGAAGCCGCCCTGCTCGAACCGGCCACGCCCCAGCACGCGCCCGTTAACGCCGCCGAGCGCATCACCGCGCTGTTTATGAACTTGCTGGAGGTGCAATTTCCCATCACGGCGCAGTTGCGCGAGCCGATACTCCGATCGGCCAGCGACTACGCCGACCGCATGGCCATCCACGTCAACCACCTCAACGCCATGGTCAAAGAGGTAACAGGCAAGTCTACCACCGCCCACATCAACGAGCGGTTGGTGACGGAAGCGCAACTGCTGCTGGCCCACACCGACTGGGGCGTAGGCGAAATTGCCTATAGCCTCGGCTTTGGGTACCCCACGTACTTCAATAACTTCTTTAAGAAGCACACCGGCACCACGCCGCTCACCTACCGCCGCACGCAGACTTCGCAGCTTCAGGCGGCTGATTCGGCCATATTGTAG
- a CDS encoding SMP-30/gluconolactonase/LRE family protein: MKMLPNRLAITCLLLGYLCSWAVVAQGQHQPSQAYFFAPATTPAAVFTGGVGAVCEGPVMAPDGQLLFTDVNTGTTGGIIWSYNPQTGQTKEFRAASGNASGLAFDAAGRLLVAEGPNGGGKRISRTDLPTGARTTLAAAFRGKALNGPNDLTLDAQGRVYFTDSRYNSTEPLDQPWMGVYRLDATGAVELLAADVTRPNGLVFSPDQRTLYVASYDSPGAGVYGALPDDYAGPALQLTGEIRAYTVLPNGQLAFRQRLVQFAGEGPDGLTVDTKGNVYAAVANRIVVYTPQGQQVAEMPLPVKVTNLCFGRGSYRKTLFITAAKGLYTLQTIQEGKSLPLPNATESRPRSR, from the coding sequence ATGAAGATGCTGCCTAATCGCCTTGCCATAACTTGTCTTCTGCTGGGTTACCTATGTTCCTGGGCGGTGGTGGCGCAAGGACAGCACCAGCCCTCGCAAGCCTATTTCTTTGCTCCCGCGACGACGCCAGCAGCCGTTTTCACCGGCGGGGTAGGCGCCGTGTGCGAGGGCCCGGTCATGGCGCCCGATGGGCAGCTCCTGTTCACGGACGTCAATACCGGTACTACCGGTGGTATTATCTGGTCCTACAACCCGCAAACCGGTCAGACAAAAGAATTTCGCGCAGCGAGCGGCAATGCCAGCGGCCTGGCTTTTGACGCGGCCGGCCGCCTGCTGGTCGCCGAAGGCCCTAACGGGGGCGGCAAGCGCATTTCGAGGACGGACCTGCCCACCGGCGCCCGCACGACGCTGGCGGCGGCCTTTCGCGGCAAGGCCCTGAATGGCCCCAACGACCTCACGCTCGACGCCCAGGGCCGGGTCTATTTCACTGATTCGCGTTACAACAGTACCGAGCCCCTCGACCAGCCGTGGATGGGCGTTTACCGCCTCGACGCCACCGGCGCCGTGGAGCTGCTGGCGGCCGATGTGACTCGGCCGAATGGCTTGGTGTTTTCCCCCGATCAGCGCACTCTCTATGTGGCCAGCTATGATTCGCCCGGCGCCGGGGTGTACGGAGCGCTGCCCGACGACTACGCGGGGCCGGCCCTCCAGCTCACCGGGGAAATTCGGGCCTACACGGTGCTGCCCAATGGCCAGCTAGCCTTCCGGCAGCGGCTGGTGCAGTTTGCCGGGGAGGGGCCGGACGGATTAACGGTAGACACCAAAGGCAATGTCTACGCCGCGGTGGCCAACCGCATCGTGGTGTATACTCCTCAGGGCCAGCAGGTCGCCGAGATGCCGCTGCCCGTAAAGGTTACTAATCTGTGCTTTGGGCGCGGCAGCTACCGTAAAACACTGTTCATCACCGCGGCCAAGGGCTTGTATACGTTGCAAACCATCCAGGAAGGCAAGTCGCTTCCCTTGCCCAATGCGACTGAGAGCAGACCCCGTTCCCGCTAA
- a CDS encoding carboxylesterase/lipase family protein, translating to MRVFFLLLLAVVGACLPALAQQPKTILAPQIKTASGVLEGVREASGIRSFKGIPFAQPPVGALRWKEPQPLASWSGVRKAHQFGPKPMQLPVFGDMNSRSRGMSEDCLYLNVWTPAKLGQERLPVLVYFYGGGWVAGDGSEPRYDGESMARKGIVSVTVNYRLGVFGFLAHPALTQSSGHHASGNYAFLDQTAALRWVQQHIAAFGGDPGKVTIAGESAGSCSVSALMASPLSRNLFAQAIGESGSLIGLGSAPPISLAEAEQDGRTFAETLGATSQAALQAVPADQLLQATAKPSIRWTTVVDGYFLPTSPEAIFTAGEQSKVPLLVGWNSQEMGYQALLGNQKPTVAAYTQAVQQRYGTRAPEVLKRYAATTDEEVEQVATDLASDGFLGFCTWKWADLHSQTGGGKPVYRFFYSRSRPAMRPEVGGATAGLAGGVVKNTNPAASTAPPARGAVHSAEIEYALGNLATNKIYAWTPDDYKVSAVMQQYFASFIKTGTPSGPGLPNWAPINRVVPAPVMHLDVNTRLELEQHRDRYLLLDEIF from the coding sequence ATGAGAGTATTCTTCCTGCTTCTGCTGGCAGTTGTTGGGGCCTGCTTACCCGCCTTGGCTCAGCAACCAAAGACCATCCTGGCCCCACAGATCAAAACGGCGAGTGGCGTGCTCGAAGGCGTCCGCGAAGCGAGTGGCATCCGCTCGTTTAAAGGCATTCCCTTCGCCCAGCCCCCGGTGGGGGCATTGCGCTGGAAAGAGCCCCAACCGCTCGCCTCCTGGTCGGGCGTGCGCAAAGCCCACCAGTTCGGCCCCAAGCCCATGCAGCTGCCGGTCTTTGGCGACATGAACTCCCGCTCCCGGGGCATGAGCGAGGACTGCCTGTACCTGAACGTGTGGACGCCGGCCAAACTGGGGCAGGAGCGCCTGCCCGTACTCGTGTATTTCTACGGCGGGGGCTGGGTGGCCGGCGACGGCTCCGAACCCCGCTACGACGGCGAAAGCATGGCCCGCAAGGGCATCGTGAGCGTTACGGTGAATTACCGCCTGGGCGTCTTCGGCTTTCTGGCTCACCCGGCCCTCACCCAATCGTCGGGGCACCACGCCTCGGGCAACTACGCCTTTCTGGATCAAACCGCGGCGCTGCGCTGGGTGCAGCAACATATTGCCGCCTTTGGCGGCGACCCTGGCAAGGTGACCATTGCGGGTGAATCGGCGGGCTCGTGCTCGGTGAGTGCGCTCATGGCCTCGCCGCTCTCCAGGAACTTGTTTGCGCAAGCCATTGGCGAAAGCGGCTCGTTGATTGGCCTGGGCTCCGCGCCCCCTATCTCCTTGGCCGAAGCCGAGCAGGACGGCCGTACGTTTGCCGAAACCCTGGGCGCCACTTCCCAAGCGGCTTTGCAGGCCGTGCCCGCCGATCAGTTGCTTCAGGCGACGGCCAAACCCAGCATCCGCTGGACCACTGTGGTCGACGGCTACTTTCTCCCAACCTCCCCCGAAGCCATTTTCACGGCCGGGGAGCAGTCAAAAGTGCCCCTGCTGGTTGGCTGGAATTCCCAGGAAATGGGCTATCAGGCCTTACTAGGCAACCAAAAGCCCACCGTGGCCGCCTATACCCAGGCGGTGCAGCAGCGCTACGGAACGCGGGCCCCAGAGGTGCTCAAGCGCTACGCGGCCACCACCGACGAAGAGGTCGAGCAGGTGGCCACCGACTTGGCCAGCGACGGGTTTCTAGGGTTCTGTACCTGGAAATGGGCCGACCTGCACAGCCAAACCGGGGGTGGCAAGCCCGTGTACCGGTTCTTCTATAGCCGCTCCCGGCCCGCCATGCGGCCAGAAGTGGGTGGCGCCACGGCCGGGCTAGCCGGGGGAGTAGTGAAGAACACCAACCCGGCGGCGTCCACGGCCCCACCGGCTCGTGGGGCGGTGCATTCGGCCGAGATTGAATACGCGCTGGGCAATCTGGCCACCAATAAAATTTATGCCTGGACCCCCGACGACTACAAGGTGTCGGCGGTGATGCAGCAATACTTCGCCAGTTTCATTAAAACCGGCACCCCCAGCGGCCCCGGTCTGCCGAACTGGGCGCCCATCAATCGAGTTGTTCCCGCCCCGGTGATGCACCTGGATGTGAACACCCGGTTGGAGTTGGAGCAACACCGGGACCGGTACCTGCTGCTGGATGAAATCTTCTAA
- a CDS encoding xanthine dehydrogenase family protein molybdopterin-binding subunit, which translates to MQLTATYTHATNHHNPMEPGATVAHWEAADRLTVYDTVQGITWHQRALSGYLGLPQDHVRVITKYLGGGFGGKSAIWPHTVLAALTAKAVGRPVKLVLTRPQMFTSMGHREDQQQTLRLGATREGKLLALLHEKTSTTSPWDNYAESNHKIVEMLYQCPAFEATTKLGRANVMTSTWMRAPGESPGSFAIESALDDLAAQLGIDPIEIRLRNYADKDPSTGKPWSSKSLKECYTRGAELFGWSKRNPKNGDTRDGKTLVGWGMATGSYPVHNGQGNARVRLYADGHAVVQAGATDIGTGTYTIITQVAADCLGIAPIRCASS; encoded by the coding sequence GTGCAGCTGACGGCCACCTACACCCATGCCACCAACCACCACAACCCCATGGAGCCGGGCGCCACCGTCGCCCACTGGGAGGCCGCCGACCGCCTCACCGTCTACGACACCGTACAAGGAATAACGTGGCATCAGCGCGCCCTGAGCGGCTACTTGGGGTTGCCGCAGGACCATGTGCGGGTGATAACCAAGTACCTCGGCGGCGGTTTCGGTGGTAAAAGCGCGATTTGGCCGCACACGGTGTTGGCGGCGCTTACGGCCAAGGCCGTAGGCCGGCCGGTAAAGCTGGTGCTTACTAGGCCCCAGATGTTTACCAGCATGGGCCACCGGGAAGACCAACAGCAGACGTTGCGCCTGGGCGCCACGCGCGAGGGCAAGCTGCTGGCCTTGCTGCACGAAAAGACGTCCACTACCTCGCCCTGGGACAACTATGCCGAGAGCAACCATAAAATCGTGGAAATGCTCTACCAGTGCCCAGCCTTCGAGGCCACGACCAAGCTAGGTAGGGCTAATGTGATGACCTCGACCTGGATGCGCGCGCCCGGCGAATCGCCCGGCTCGTTTGCCATTGAATCCGCCTTGGACGATTTGGCCGCGCAACTGGGTATTGACCCTATTGAAATCCGGCTGCGTAATTATGCCGATAAAGACCCGAGCACGGGCAAGCCCTGGAGCAGCAAGAGCCTGAAGGAGTGTTACACCCGCGGGGCAGAGCTCTTCGGCTGGAGCAAACGCAACCCCAAAAACGGAGATACCCGCGACGGTAAAACCCTGGTGGGTTGGGGTATGGCGACGGGCTCGTACCCGGTGCACAATGGCCAGGGCAACGCCCGCGTCCGTCTCTACGCTGACGGCCACGCCGTGGTGCAGGCCGGCGCCACCGATATAGGCACTGGTACCTACACCATCATCACGCAGGTGGCGGCCGACTGCCTCGGCATTGCCCCGATAAGGTGCGCTTCGAGCTAG
- a CDS encoding xanthine dehydrogenase family protein molybdopterin-binding subunit — protein MGAGTFASSVYTASKDLWEKLTKIAVLDAKSPLFRAKPADVEVVKGRLQLKANPGRGEEFAALMKRGNMTDLEGFGQGHYGAGYESAQARTTANSKSDDAGKEDSGQHSMHSFGAHFCEVRVDPELGTVRVTRWVSVVAGGRILNPKTARSQVLGGATMGIGAALMEQAVRDDHFARYTNPNLADYHVPVHADIPDMTVEFIDEHDPYINAMGVKGIGEIAIVGTAAAVGNAIFHATGHRLCDLPMTPNKVLAAMNPSQKA, from the coding sequence ATGGGAGCTGGCACCTTCGCTTCGTCGGTGTACACGGCTTCGAAGGACCTGTGGGAGAAGCTCACCAAAATAGCCGTGCTAGATGCCAAATCGCCGCTCTTTCGGGCTAAGCCTGCCGACGTGGAAGTGGTAAAAGGCCGTTTGCAACTGAAAGCGAATCCGGGCAGAGGCGAAGAATTTGCGGCCTTGATGAAACGTGGCAATATGACGGACCTCGAAGGCTTCGGCCAGGGCCACTACGGCGCGGGCTACGAGTCGGCTCAAGCCCGCACCACTGCCAATTCCAAATCGGACGACGCTGGCAAGGAGGATTCCGGCCAGCATTCCATGCACTCGTTCGGGGCGCACTTCTGTGAAGTGCGCGTGGACCCCGAGCTCGGTACCGTGCGCGTCACGCGCTGGGTGAGTGTGGTGGCTGGCGGCCGCATTCTCAACCCTAAAACGGCCCGCTCGCAGGTGCTAGGCGGCGCTACCATGGGTATCGGGGCGGCCCTGATGGAGCAGGCCGTACGCGACGACCATTTTGCCCGCTATACCAACCCTAACTTAGCTGATTACCACGTGCCCGTCCATGCCGACATTCCGGATATGACCGTCGAATTCATCGATGAGCATGACCCGTACATCAACGCCATGGGCGTGAAGGGCATCGGCGAAATTGCCATCGTGGGTACGGCCGCGGCCGTAGGCAACGCCATTTTTCATGCCACGGGCCACCGCCTGTGCGATCTGCCCATGACGCCTAACAAGGTGCTGGCGGCCATGAATCCAAGTCAGAAAGCTTAA
- a CDS encoding FAD binding domain-containing protein: MNDFSYTQAGTAKEATGRLKDQPQAAYIAGGTTLLDLMKANLTEPSMLVDITRLPFKGIEQTKDGLRIGALENMNAVGEHPLVKSQYPAVSESLLLAASPQLRNMASIGGNILQRTRCGYFRDPAFPCNKRVPGSGCPALTGDNHNLAILGVSDACIANAYPGDLSVALAAFDAVLTLENARGKQRQVPVTEFYLLPGTTPHKENVLEPGELIVAVTIPTAAHAQRSTYLKVRERASYAYALASAAVGLDVQGGTIRSARVALGGVGAQPWRSRQAEKALVGQPATEATFKAAAAAALQEAKPREHNAYKVELAQNTLVRALQQVAGV; encoded by the coding sequence ATGAACGATTTCAGCTATACCCAGGCCGGCACGGCCAAAGAGGCCACCGGGCGCCTCAAAGACCAGCCGCAAGCCGCCTACATTGCCGGCGGCACCACCCTGCTGGATTTGATGAAGGCCAATCTGACGGAGCCCTCGATGCTGGTTGACATCACCCGGTTGCCCTTCAAAGGTATCGAGCAAACCAAGGACGGACTGCGCATTGGGGCGTTGGAAAACATGAACGCCGTGGGCGAGCACCCGCTGGTGAAGTCGCAGTACCCGGCCGTGTCGGAGTCGCTGCTACTGGCGGCCTCGCCACAGCTGCGCAACATGGCCAGCATTGGGGGTAATATCCTGCAACGCACGCGCTGCGGCTACTTCCGCGACCCAGCGTTTCCGTGCAATAAGCGCGTGCCCGGTTCAGGCTGCCCCGCCCTTACCGGTGACAACCACAACCTAGCCATCCTAGGGGTGAGTGACGCCTGCATTGCCAACGCCTATCCCGGCGACCTGAGCGTGGCGCTAGCCGCCTTCGACGCCGTGCTAACACTGGAAAATGCCCGGGGCAAGCAGCGCCAGGTGCCGGTCACTGAGTTTTACTTGCTGCCGGGCACCACACCCCACAAGGAAAACGTGCTGGAGCCCGGCGAGTTGATTGTCGCCGTGACGATTCCAACCGCGGCCCACGCTCAGCGCTCCACCTACCTGAAGGTACGCGAACGGGCCTCCTACGCCTACGCCCTGGCCTCGGCCGCGGTGGGGCTCGATGTACAGGGTGGCACCATCCGCTCGGCGCGGGTGGCCCTCGGAGGAGTAGGCGCCCAGCCCTGGCGCAGCCGTCAAGCGGAAAAAGCTTTAGTAGGCCAGCCGGCGACGGAGGCCACGTTTAAAGCGGCGGCAGCGGCCGCTTTGCAAGAAGCCAAGCCCCGCGAGCACAATGCTTATAAGGTGGAGCTGGCCCAGAACACGCTGGTGCGCGCCCTGCAGCAAGTGGCGGGCGTGTAG
- a CDS encoding (R)-mandelonitrile lyase, producing the protein MKRSLLTTALALATGLTSFAQTTPKAPTKLLSGPFPKGERGPAAWFTGAVYVHTLVKNDDTFNCASSNVTFTPGARSHWHKHAAGQILMVTEGVGYYQEKGQPIRLLRQGEVIQAQPGVEHWHGASPQQGMTHISLNVNTEKGIVDWGRPVTDQEYNSFQ; encoded by the coding sequence ATGAAACGTAGCCTGCTAACCACTGCCCTGGCCCTAGCCACTGGCCTAACCAGCTTCGCCCAGACGACGCCGAAAGCCCCCACCAAGTTGTTGAGCGGCCCCTTTCCGAAAGGTGAGCGGGGGCCGGCTGCTTGGTTTACCGGCGCGGTATACGTTCACACGCTGGTGAAAAACGATGACACGTTCAACTGCGCGAGCAGCAACGTCACCTTTACGCCCGGCGCCCGCTCGCATTGGCACAAGCACGCGGCCGGCCAGATATTGATGGTGACCGAGGGCGTGGGCTACTACCAGGAAAAGGGCCAACCCATCCGCCTGCTGCGCCAGGGCGAAGTGATACAGGCCCAGCCCGGCGTGGAGCACTGGCACGGGGCCTCGCCTCAGCAGGGCATGACGCACATCTCGCTCAATGTGAACACCGAGAAAGGCATTGTAGACTGGGGCCGGCCCGTAACCGACCAGGAGTATAACAGCTTCCAGTAA
- a CDS encoding (2Fe-2S)-binding protein, whose protein sequence is MSDLFPDAQPEASRPADGSRRSFMQQAGGILGFALASPIASQAETLAEKLAPNNPVVTGASPLQLRINGQVKNLTLEPRVTLLDALREYLDLTGTKKGCDHGQCGACTVHVDGQRTLSCMTLAVMAKGKEITTIEGLAKGDDLHPMQEAFLKHDGFQCGYCTPGQIMSGVACVKEGHATTDGQAREWMSGNICRCGAYPNILAAVREVAGQPAKG, encoded by the coding sequence ATGTCTGATTTATTTCCTGACGCCCAGCCGGAGGCGTCGCGGCCCGCCGATGGCTCGCGCCGCTCGTTCATGCAGCAAGCCGGGGGCATCCTGGGCTTTGCCTTGGCCTCGCCCATTGCCAGCCAGGCCGAAACCCTGGCCGAGAAGCTGGCGCCGAACAACCCCGTGGTAACAGGTGCCAGCCCCTTGCAGCTCCGCATCAATGGCCAGGTCAAGAATCTAACCTTGGAGCCCCGGGTGACGTTGCTCGACGCGCTACGTGAGTACCTCGACCTGACCGGCACCAAGAAAGGCTGCGACCATGGCCAGTGTGGGGCCTGCACGGTGCACGTTGACGGCCAACGTACGCTCTCTTGTATGACCCTGGCCGTGATGGCCAAAGGCAAGGAAATCACGACCATCGAAGGGTTGGCCAAAGGCGACGACCTGCACCCCATGCAGGAAGCCTTCCTCAAGCACGACGGCTTTCAGTGCGGCTACTGCACGCCGGGTCAAATCATGTCGGGCGTGGCCTGCGTGAAAGAAGGCCACGCCACCACCGACGGCCAGGCCCGCGAGTGGATGAGTGGCAACATTTGCCGCTGCGGCGCCTACCCCAACATTCTGGCCGCTGTGCGCGAAGTGGCTGGCCAACCCGCTAAAGGCTAA
- a CDS encoding sugar O-acetyltransferase, protein MESHSRTIFERELAGEVIAFDDPDYPQIYAIIRKAIRITSELNAMRVDDNAQVNQVLSELTNHPVDDSLFLIPPFYTDFGHNIRFGKHVFVNHACTFMDRGGITLEDNVLIGPKVNLITTNHLTEPGQRRSTVSLPIVLKQGAWLGANVTVMPGVTIGENAIVGAGAVVTKDVAANTIVAGVPARVVKHL, encoded by the coding sequence ATGGAATCTCATTCCCGAACCATCTTTGAGCGCGAGCTGGCCGGCGAGGTCATTGCCTTCGACGACCCGGACTACCCGCAGATTTACGCCATCATTCGCAAGGCCATCCGCATCACGTCGGAGCTGAACGCCATGCGAGTGGACGACAACGCCCAGGTGAATCAGGTGCTGAGTGAGTTGACCAACCACCCCGTGGACGACAGCCTATTCCTGATTCCACCCTTTTACACCGACTTTGGGCACAACATCCGCTTCGGCAAGCATGTGTTCGTCAATCACGCCTGCACGTTTATGGACCGGGGCGGTATCACGCTGGAAGACAACGTGCTGATTGGCCCCAAGGTGAACCTCATCACCACCAACCACCTCACCGAGCCGGGGCAGCGGCGGAGCACCGTTTCCTTGCCCATCGTGCTCAAACAGGGGGCGTGGCTGGGGGCCAATGTGACGGTGATGCCCGGCGTTACCATCGGTGAAAACGCCATCGTGGGCGCCGGTGCCGTCGTGACTAAAGATGTGGCCGCCAATACCATTGTGGCGGGTGTGCCCGCGCGGGTAGTCAAGCACCTCTAA